The following are encoded in a window of Halorubrum sp. PV6 genomic DNA:
- a CDS encoding rhomboid family intramembrane serine protease, producing the protein MTTAADEGVNTTHGSVASTEESFSDAVRRVVQPIDIVAFLLPAALFLGVGLLPPELRQQLAFSYNDPDVLTALTANFAHADAVHLLRNLTAYLVVVPTVYLLSALAGRRQLFYTVFVVVFAVFPFVLSGLNLILPREALSLGASGLTLAFVGYLPVALAEYTRRRFPVVSVARRSIAAGLFFIGLVIVIPLAVAAVRPGLAAALTIVALLAVIGYGVTLRRSGVDRSILREPLPGFLELGIWSIVVITAALITAFPADPLSASGLVNVYTHFLGYSLGFLSSYIAVLLLLDAD; encoded by the coding sequence ATGACGACGGCAGCCGATGAGGGGGTCAACACGACACACGGATCTGTGGCGTCGACAGAAGAGTCGTTTTCCGATGCGGTACGGCGTGTGGTTCAGCCTATCGATATCGTTGCATTCCTGCTCCCCGCAGCGTTATTCCTCGGGGTTGGGCTACTCCCGCCGGAACTGCGGCAGCAGTTGGCATTCTCGTACAACGACCCGGACGTACTGACGGCGCTAACTGCTAACTTCGCCCACGCCGATGCCGTACACCTGCTTCGGAACCTCACGGCGTATCTCGTTGTCGTTCCGACGGTATATCTTCTCTCAGCGCTTGCCGGCCGCAGGCAGCTGTTTTACACTGTCTTCGTCGTCGTTTTCGCTGTGTTCCCATTCGTATTGTCTGGGTTGAACCTTATTCTCCCCCGCGAAGCGCTTTCCCTCGGAGCGTCGGGACTGACACTCGCGTTTGTCGGCTACCTCCCCGTCGCACTCGCCGAGTACACCCGGCGCCGATTCCCTGTCGTCAGCGTCGCTCGGCGCAGTATTGCCGCTGGGCTGTTCTTCATAGGTTTGGTTATCGTGATACCACTCGCAGTTGCTGCCGTCCGGCCGGGGCTCGCGGCCGCGTTAACGATCGTGGCGTTGCTTGCCGTCATCGGATACGGTGTGACGTTGCGGCGATCCGGGGTCGATCGCTCAATCTTACGTGAACCGCTACCGGGGTTTCTTGAACTCGGTATCTGGTCAATTGTCGTTATTACCGCCGCGTTAATCACGGCATTCCCAGCAGACCCGCTATCAGCATCCGGGCTGGTAAATGTGTATACACACTTCCTTGGGTATTCATTAGGCTTTCTGAGCAGTTATATCGCGGTGCTGTTACTACTCGACGCTGATTGA
- a CDS encoding polymer-forming cytoskeletal protein, whose product MSEKNWTRRAALGLIGGGVGLFATETSGFTTVDTPRNAELGTAPDPDGLLGVTNTDQTVTGTMDEEVTLTTVTNRFGLDFDDVSVTLGEDAPDFITTVSAPDSLPANEDGGEAVRVEFVGCPTTTTEHVDVDFVASGPDYSVEFSRTFTVKCVVPEPAKCPVTVGDGAINGDEFDEGNQKGNSGQAVINKGKTDGEVAGDITIDNLNIKINNVRVSGNVTGKKIRINPNTSIGGKITAFNSVVIKENSVVCGASDKAIDADGSVTISGTVNGDVHAGGDVTINPNGKVEGNSDKAIDADGSVTIRGTVNGDVHAGGAVTINPNGKVEGNVDAGGSVTVNGKIVGDVTPQGSVSGNEAVTGNDSQEQSMGEGEDEEEGDEEGNEEADGEED is encoded by the coding sequence ATGAGTGAGAAAAATTGGACTCGACGGGCCGCGCTCGGGCTGATCGGGGGTGGGGTAGGATTGTTCGCCACAGAGACGTCCGGATTCACGACAGTTGATACACCACGGAACGCCGAACTCGGAACAGCTCCGGACCCAGACGGACTCCTCGGAGTGACAAACACTGATCAGACCGTGACGGGTACGATGGACGAGGAAGTGACGCTGACCACCGTGACAAATCGTTTCGGGCTTGACTTCGACGACGTTTCGGTCACACTGGGGGAGGACGCCCCGGATTTTATCACCACCGTATCAGCCCCTGACTCACTTCCTGCGAATGAAGATGGCGGCGAAGCCGTGCGCGTAGAGTTCGTTGGTTGCCCTACGACGACAACCGAGCACGTAGATGTTGATTTTGTTGCGAGCGGTCCGGATTACAGCGTGGAGTTTTCGCGCACATTCACTGTCAAGTGCGTGGTCCCGGAACCTGCAAAATGCCCAGTTACCGTTGGCGATGGTGCGATAAACGGTGATGAGTTCGACGAAGGGAACCAGAAGGGGAACAGTGGGCAGGCAGTCATTAATAAAGGGAAGACAGACGGAGAGGTCGCCGGAGATATTACTATCGACAACCTTAATATAAAGATCAACAACGTCCGAGTCTCGGGGAACGTCACAGGCAAAAAAATCAGAATAAACCCAAACACCAGCATCGGGGGCAAGATTACGGCTTTCAACTCAGTTGTAATAAAAGAGAATTCTGTCGTTTGTGGTGCTAGTGACAAGGCAATCGACGCAGATGGAAGCGTTACGATCAGCGGGACGGTCAACGGAGATGTTCATGCAGGAGGAGATGTAACAATAAATCCGAACGGCAAGGTCGAGGGTAATAGTGACAAGGCAATCGACGCGGATGGAAGCGTTACGATCCGCGGGACGGTCAACGGAGATGTTCATGCAGGAGGAGCTGTAACGATAAATCCGAACGGCAAGGTCGAGGGTAACGTTGATGCTGGAGGCTCCGTCACGGTTAACGGTAAAATCGTGGGCGACGTTACCCCGCAAGGTAGCGTCAGCGGCAATGAAGCGGTCACTGGCAACGACTCACAGGAGCAATCTATGGGGGAAGGAGAAGACGAGGAGGAAGGAGACGAGGAAGGAAACGAGGAAGCAGACGGGGAAGAAGACTAA
- a CDS encoding signal peptidase I yields MLRRTAADVFAILAVFAVIALVIGQLTGQPVLLGYVTSESMSPTLEAGDGFVAVPASVSGDIESGDVIVFDAVELQGGGLTTHRVVEATERGYITRGDNNPFRDQESDEPPVTDDRVVATALQVNGQVLRLPGFGTGVEAITGAGESAQTAVAGALGIDPVDSRTISGLFVATGLVLLLFVFVDDLRVGRERDRTRSRSRFGDQGIDGRWVALALAFLILVPANAALFAPTGTQQVVIDGDDLPGGTEPGEIVETELTAENSGLIAMLVLLETGRSGGELNSNELAIPHGESATATLEVIAPPPGEQAVVTISEHRYFLVAPPSLIVSLHEIHPLVAVGAFNALVLGSVLTLVGAVFGFGAKRVRSRTRDIPLRMRIKRLLK; encoded by the coding sequence ATGTTACGGCGGACTGCGGCAGATGTTTTTGCTATTCTTGCAGTTTTCGCTGTTATTGCCCTTGTCATCGGACAACTCACTGGCCAACCCGTCTTATTGGGATATGTCACGTCTGAGAGTATGTCACCGACGCTGGAAGCTGGTGATGGATTCGTTGCTGTTCCGGCAAGTGTATCGGGCGATATTGAATCGGGAGACGTCATCGTCTTTGATGCGGTCGAACTGCAGGGCGGCGGGCTCACAACGCACCGAGTCGTCGAAGCCACGGAGAGGGGGTATATTACACGGGGAGACAACAACCCGTTTCGCGATCAGGAAAGCGATGAACCGCCCGTGACCGACGACCGGGTCGTCGCCACCGCGTTGCAGGTGAACGGTCAGGTACTTCGACTTCCGGGGTTCGGTACCGGCGTCGAGGCGATTACTGGCGCGGGCGAAAGTGCCCAAACAGCCGTTGCGGGGGCTCTAGGTATCGATCCCGTCGACTCACGGACGATAAGTGGGCTGTTTGTCGCGACTGGACTGGTCCTTTTATTATTTGTGTTCGTCGACGACCTCCGGGTCGGACGTGAACGGGACAGGACGCGAAGCCGATCGCGGTTTGGCGATCAGGGGATAGACGGTCGCTGGGTCGCACTCGCGCTGGCGTTTCTGATCCTCGTGCCCGCTAACGCGGCGCTATTCGCGCCGACGGGCACCCAACAGGTTGTGATTGACGGCGACGATCTGCCCGGAGGTACGGAACCGGGAGAGATCGTCGAAACCGAACTCACTGCCGAGAACAGTGGTCTGATCGCCATGTTGGTTTTGTTGGAGACGGGACGCTCCGGTGGAGAGTTGAACAGCAACGAGTTGGCGATTCCCCACGGCGAGTCGGCGACGGCGACGCTTGAGGTGATAGCGCCACCCCCCGGAGAGCAGGCTGTGGTGACAATCTCGGAACACCGATACTTCCTCGTCGCGCCACCCTCGCTGATCGTTTCGTTACACGAGATCCATCCGCTCGTGGCGGTGGGCGCGTTCAACGCGTTGGTACTCGGGAGTGTTCTCACCCTTGTCGGTGCGGTCTTCGGGTTCGGGGCGAAGCGGGTTCGGAGCCGGACGCGGGATATTCCGCTCCGAATGCGGATCAAACGGCTGTTGAAATGA
- a CDS encoding Na+/H+ antiporter NhaC family protein: MTTRQVLVSLFAGVWIGAMIVANWNPIAATALTMDWLVEVFRSPFNTKFIILIMFMGAGAAFIHRSGGILALERWIGDRVNSARESQILTWLIGVFIFFSSYTSTIVTGNATRDLAQENHSSREMHAYTLDSTTSPVATFGPVSSWIGYQVSMIIVGFEAATVTAAELGMTPFGLFLQSIPWNIYCFMAFFMVGFIAITQRFFGPMLDAEWRARSTGRTIREDATPLSDVSQDVGEPSDRNPTLVNFFGPIFVLLVVSLVSMWWLGGGQNPGVSISKAFQETDVALGLLYGSFAFMVSGFIGSLGYRTMDLETASDTIIQGFKTMNIAIAIIVLAWSIGLAAEKVGTAQAIVDIMVGSGVPGSFLPVIIFLAAMFVAFTTGTSWGTMAILTPLAIPLGYELVGPSILPVLVGVLFGGAIYGDHSSPISDTTVMSSIFSGSDHIDHVNTQVPFAGTAAGVTVLVLVLYGLGLQTAYFALPLALVLTAIAVLVLNKFDARRKGLPEVMPSADAIESGDVDVDAVERGEVDGNNGSHDHLTLIPVLAVVIVAAYLALVVAFAAVGT; the protein is encoded by the coding sequence ATGACGACACGGCAGGTGCTTGTGTCTCTATTCGCCGGCGTCTGGATCGGCGCGATGATCGTGGCGAACTGGAATCCAATCGCGGCGACAGCACTCACGATGGACTGGCTCGTCGAAGTATTTCGGTCGCCATTCAATACGAAATTCATCATTCTCATAATGTTCATGGGCGCGGGTGCGGCGTTCATTCACCGCTCCGGTGGCATCCTGGCACTGGAGCGGTGGATCGGTGATCGTGTTAACAGCGCCCGAGAGTCGCAAATCCTCACGTGGCTCATCGGAGTCTTCATTTTCTTCAGTTCTTACACCAGCACGATCGTCACAGGCAACGCGACACGGGATCTCGCGCAGGAAAATCATTCCTCCCGGGAAATGCACGCCTACACGCTTGATTCGACGACATCTCCCGTGGCGACCTTCGGGCCTGTGTCATCTTGGATCGGCTACCAAGTCTCGATGATTATCGTCGGGTTCGAGGCGGCTACGGTTACCGCCGCGGAACTCGGAATGACCCCCTTCGGATTGTTCCTCCAGAGTATTCCTTGGAACATTTACTGTTTCATGGCGTTCTTTATGGTCGGGTTCATCGCGATTACTCAGCGATTCTTTGGTCCGATGCTTGACGCCGAGTGGCGGGCGCGTTCCACCGGTCGGACTATTCGGGAAGACGCAACACCATTGTCCGACGTCTCCCAAGACGTCGGCGAGCCGAGCGACAGAAACCCGACCCTCGTGAATTTCTTTGGCCCCATCTTTGTGTTGCTCGTCGTGAGTTTGGTCTCGATGTGGTGGCTGGGTGGTGGACAAAATCCCGGCGTTAGTATCTCGAAGGCATTCCAAGAGACTGACGTGGCGCTCGGTCTTCTGTATGGGTCTTTCGCGTTCATGGTGTCCGGGTTTATCGGCTCACTCGGCTACCGGACAATGGACCTCGAAACGGCCAGCGATACCATCATCCAGGGATTCAAGACGATGAACATCGCCATCGCGATCATCGTGTTAGCGTGGTCGATCGGTTTAGCTGCCGAGAAGGTCGGCACCGCACAAGCAATTGTGGATATAATGGTCGGCAGCGGTGTTCCTGGGAGCTTCCTCCCCGTCATAATCTTCCTCGCAGCAATGTTTGTCGCGTTCACGACTGGTACCTCTTGGGGCACCATGGCTATCCTCACCCCACTCGCAATCCCGCTTGGGTATGAACTGGTCGGTCCCTCTATCCTCCCCGTACTTGTCGGGGTGCTATTCGGCGGCGCTATCTATGGCGACCACAGTTCACCAATCAGCGACACGACAGTCATGTCTTCGATCTTCTCAGGCTCCGATCATATTGATCACGTTAACACCCAAGTCCCATTCGCAGGAACTGCGGCGGGGGTCACAGTGCTCGTCCTCGTGTTGTACGGGCTGGGTCTTCAGACGGCATACTTCGCACTGCCACTGGCGCTCGTTCTGACGGCAATCGCAGTGCTCGTTCTCAACAAGTTCGACGCTAGACGTAAGGGGCTCCCCGAGGTGATGCCTTCCGCTGACGCAATCGAGTCTGGCGACGTTGATGTTGACGCCGTTGAACGCGGTGAGGTCGATGGAAACAACGGGAGTCACGACCATCTCACACTGATCCCGGTACTGGCGGTTGTCATCGTCGCCGCGTACCTCGCGCTCGTGGTCGCATTCGCGGCGGTAGGCACGTGA
- a CDS encoding RNA-guided endonuclease TnpB family protein produces the protein MMRTNTFVVRPHSEDGERVLRDLLDASAALWNEVNYERLMRYNDEDDFEGDVWDADTGSLEGQYKPVLGGSTAQQIISKNSEAWRSFFRVEKKFDDESNDSVTEHPAPPGFRGNKDDGRVLKGLIRKDAYSVEWGTRSRLEILVGEDLRDRHNSPKGRLRLEIVGEPNWPDYEDQSRLELWYDETDGTFRASQPVTIPDDTRATPLADDTAALDVGANNLVACTTTTGDQYLYDGSSPFDQFRDTTERIADLQSKLDDQQQSSTQVDRLSKVKYGRRDHAQDALVRDLVDRLYEKGVSTVYVGDLKDVLSTHWKPEVNAKTHNFWAFRRFINRLESVCEEYGIEFVEESESWTTHECPECGAREETARNGDVFRCVCGFEGHADLKASQLFLERETGTDVGLMAQPVCLEWDDHEWSETPDFPERASPKEERTDRSTRRTVGNVASVESA, from the coding sequence ATGATGCGCACCAACACGTTCGTCGTGCGACCGCACTCCGAGGACGGAGAGCGCGTGTTGCGGGACTTGTTGGATGCGTCAGCTGCACTCTGGAACGAGGTCAACTACGAGCGTCTCATGCGGTACAATGACGAAGATGATTTTGAAGGCGATGTCTGGGACGCTGACACCGGTTCACTCGAAGGACAATACAAACCTGTCCTTGGTGGGTCTACTGCCCAACAAATCATTTCGAAAAACAGCGAGGCGTGGCGGTCGTTCTTCAGAGTCGAAAAGAAGTTCGACGATGAGTCAAACGACTCGGTCACGGAGCACCCTGCCCCGCCCGGATTCCGTGGGAACAAGGATGATGGGCGTGTCCTCAAGGGCCTCATCCGAAAAGACGCATACAGCGTCGAGTGGGGCACACGATCCCGACTTGAGATCCTCGTCGGGGAAGACCTCCGAGACAGACACAACAGCCCGAAAGGTCGCCTCCGGCTTGAGATCGTCGGCGAGCCGAACTGGCCTGACTACGAGGATCAAAGCCGGTTAGAACTGTGGTACGACGAAACTGATGGCACATTCAGAGCCTCGCAGCCCGTGACCATTCCTGACGACACACGGGCAACTCCACTGGCTGATGACACAGCCGCTCTGGATGTCGGTGCCAACAACCTCGTCGCCTGCACCACCACGACCGGCGACCAATACCTGTACGATGGCTCGAGTCCGTTTGACCAGTTCCGCGACACGACCGAACGAATCGCGGACCTCCAATCGAAGCTCGACGACCAACAACAGTCGAGTACGCAAGTCGACCGCTTGTCCAAGGTGAAGTACGGCCGACGCGATCACGCACAAGACGCACTGGTTCGTGACCTCGTCGACCGGCTGTACGAGAAAGGCGTGTCGACTGTGTATGTTGGTGATCTCAAAGACGTGCTCTCGACGCATTGGAAGCCGGAGGTGAACGCGAAGACGCACAACTTCTGGGCGTTTCGGCGGTTCATCAATCGGCTAGAGTCTGTCTGTGAGGAGTACGGCATCGAGTTCGTAGAGGAGTCTGAGTCGTGGACAACCCATGAGTGTCCAGAGTGCGGTGCGCGTGAGGAGACAGCGCGGAACGGCGACGTGTTCCGCTGTGTGTGTGGGTTCGAGGGACATGCTGATCTCAAGGCGAGTCAGCTATTCCTCGAACGCGAGACTGGTACGGACGTGGGGCTGATGGCTCAGCCCGTGTGCCTTGAGTGGGACGACCACGAGTGGTCGGAGACACCAGACTTTCCCGAGAGGGCAAGTCCCAAAGAGGAGCGCACAGACCGGAGTACCCGCCGAACGGTGGGGAATGTTGCCTCTGTGGAATCGGCATAG
- a CDS encoding helix-turn-helix domain-containing protein, with the protein MSETDRQPTEDVRQPDPPLPEDSGLTLEEYLAMQQAIGHPTRFRILRTLVANDELSAADLKATVDVESHNFHYHLDELVDVGLADKRQRRTADNQGFYTYYRPTAMGRGILEYGVEELMRREREFNDAY; encoded by the coding sequence ATGTCCGAAACCGATCGCCAGCCAACAGAAGACGTTCGCCAACCGGACCCGCCGCTTCCCGAAGACAGCGGGCTGACGCTTGAGGAGTATCTCGCGATGCAACAGGCGATCGGCCACCCGACGCGGTTCCGGATCCTCCGCACGCTTGTGGCCAACGACGAACTGAGTGCTGCCGACCTCAAGGCCACGGTGGATGTCGAATCCCACAATTTCCACTACCATCTTGATGAACTGGTCGATGTCGGGCTCGCCGACAAGCGCCAGCGACGGACCGCTGACAATCAAGGTTTTTATACGTACTATCGGCCGACGGCAATGGGGCGGGGGATTCTCGAGTACGGTGTCGAGGAGCTGATGCGTCGTGAACGGGAGTTTAACGACGCTTATTGA
- a CDS encoding RNA-guided endonuclease TnpB family protein — MTELTETLELKLVEPNAHKHRKLCETKQAYQDALEAAFTANCTTQSAANDVVVNYDLSGYAKNALKKYVPQLCGGSYDAKELHDDHPVRFTNEGPKLDHKPQNAIEWYVKIPHHDDYHLWVPAQPNPEQREWLEALHAGDAKMGECRLFNRDGEWYFHIVATRDVEERETSSAETPIGVDIGEASLLTVCHRDERGSPTAPNLWNDEGKRVRQLRETYFTATRRLQKRGSERIAESYGDELWRHIDHILHTVTSEVIAYADQFENPVLVLEDLTHIRENIDYGAFMNRRLHRWGFAKMHAQIRYKTAEKGICVETVNPAYTSKTCHCCGEQGYRPTQATFTCSNSECWVSKYHADVNAALNIADRYLSGESHSREYTSGDDSAEEGGRLTVPQDSQADADTQQETLETYAS; from the coding sequence GTGACCGAACTCACCGAGACGTTGGAACTGAAGCTTGTGGAACCGAACGCCCACAAGCACCGAAAACTCTGTGAGACGAAACAGGCGTACCAAGACGCGCTCGAAGCCGCATTCACCGCCAACTGCACCACACAGTCAGCGGCCAACGACGTAGTGGTCAACTACGATCTAAGTGGGTACGCGAAGAACGCGCTCAAGAAGTACGTCCCGCAACTCTGTGGCGGGAGCTACGACGCCAAAGAGCTTCACGACGACCACCCTGTCCGCTTCACGAACGAAGGCCCGAAGCTCGATCACAAACCACAGAACGCAATCGAGTGGTACGTCAAAATCCCGCATCACGACGACTACCACCTCTGGGTGCCCGCACAGCCGAATCCTGAACAGCGGGAGTGGTTGGAAGCGTTGCACGCAGGAGACGCGAAGATGGGTGAATGTCGGCTGTTCAACCGTGACGGAGAGTGGTACTTCCACATTGTCGCTACGCGGGACGTGGAGGAACGAGAAACCAGTTCGGCGGAGACGCCGATTGGGGTAGACATCGGGGAAGCCTCTTTGTTAACAGTGTGTCACCGTGACGAGCGCGGCTCCCCGACTGCACCCAACCTCTGGAACGACGAAGGCAAGCGAGTCCGACAACTCCGTGAGACGTATTTCACGGCGACTCGACGCCTTCAGAAACGCGGAAGCGAACGTATTGCTGAATCCTACGGCGACGAGTTGTGGCGACACATTGATCACATCCTTCACACGGTCACATCGGAGGTAATCGCCTACGCCGACCAATTCGAGAACCCCGTACTGGTTCTGGAAGACTTGACGCACATCCGTGAGAACATTGACTACGGCGCGTTCATGAACCGCCGCCTCCACAGATGGGGCTTTGCGAAGATGCACGCTCAGATTCGCTACAAGACGGCTGAGAAAGGGATTTGTGTGGAGACGGTGAATCCCGCGTACACCTCGAAGACGTGCCACTGTTGCGGAGAACAGGGCTACCGTCCGACGCAGGCGACGTTCACGTGTTCCAACTCGGAGTGTTGGGTTTCGAAGTACCACGCAGACGTTAACGCCGCGCTCAATATTGCAGACCGCTACCTCAGCGGAGAGAGTCACTCAAGAGAATACACGAGTGGCGATGACTCAGCTGAGGAAGGGGGACGTTTGACCGTCCCACAAGACAGCCAAGCCGATGCTGACACCCAGCAAGAGACGCTTGAAACGTATGCGTCTTGA
- the tnpA gene encoding IS200/IS605 family transposase has product MKTTRHATYNLNYHIVWIPKYRQSVLVGDVATRVRDILHEIADEKGLEIIDLTVQPDHIHLFVSSPPKHAPSLLANWFKGISSRKYNHRHADHDGEKIKWARGYYAGTAGHVSSETIEKYIQRHEEDEQ; this is encoded by the coding sequence ATGAAGACCACACGGCACGCAACATACAACCTCAACTACCACATAGTGTGGATACCGAAGTACCGCCAATCGGTACTCGTCGGTGACGTTGCAACCCGTGTGCGAGACATCCTCCACGAAATAGCCGACGAGAAAGGGTTGGAGATCATCGACCTGACCGTCCAACCCGACCACATCCACCTGTTCGTCAGTAGCCCGCCGAAACACGCCCCGTCACTTCTCGCCAACTGGTTCAAAGGCATCAGTTCACGGAAATACAACCACCGACACGCCGACCACGACGGCGAGAAAATCAAGTGGGCACGCGGCTACTACGCAGGAACAGCGGGACACGTTTCGAGTGAAACTATCGAGAAGTACATCCAGCGTCACGAGGAGGATGAACAGTGA
- a CDS encoding PadR family transcriptional regulator, whose product MSTETGTTEGTESRELVHFVTQQTRFALINNILQHPDQLPSMYELEELNPSVSDATVYKHIQKLIDKGIVKEVALDDDQRRQGYPRKFYGLTEDGRAFLDDHNLLAAEDTLQQIYDTITDKPEKMVKYENAPRPDGI is encoded by the coding sequence ATGAGTACAGAAACGGGGACAACTGAGGGGACGGAATCACGGGAGCTCGTCCACTTTGTCACCCAGCAGACGCGGTTCGCGCTGATTAACAACATCCTCCAGCATCCTGACCAGCTCCCCTCGATGTATGAGCTCGAGGAGCTCAACCCCAGCGTGAGCGACGCCACCGTCTACAAACACATCCAGAAGTTGATCGATAAGGGCATCGTGAAGGAGGTCGCCCTAGACGACGACCAGCGCCGTCAGGGCTACCCGAGAAAGTTCTATGGGCTCACGGAGGACGGCCGGGCGTTCCTCGACGATCATAACCTCCTCGCAGCAGAGGACACGCTCCAGCAGATCTACGACACCATCACTGACAAGCCCGAGAAGATGGTCAAGTACGAGAACGCTCCCCGTCCGGACGGCATCTGA
- a CDS encoding response regulator, with protein MTDSITAEFGAVVNLSRSTSGTPSRGRIAMTPTQIRIQTGDVARRIDMDEVFDIVRDVSMAAAADSTETVTLAFDSGNRRETLAMRADAATLVKFQRLLFKQLLVDVQVSVSHRRVDDQTDDRRSCRLAVSATAIRLKPTDGGDRITVDRDDIARFSLSGADAPVVVLYLNAPDRTERISVQFPSFRLLNLFGRYLRADLLAVDALGSVSDGSGPIELLLVDDDEQSLEMTRVFLSEQSDRLSITEATSPLAALERLSEHPHVEQIDCIVSDYKMPGMDGIEFLNAVRDRNPALPFILYTGRGSEEVAKQAILDDVTDYVEKDVGPKQYETLIERIKKAVR; from the coding sequence TTGACAGATTCGATCACAGCCGAGTTCGGCGCCGTGGTCAACCTCAGTCGGTCGACAAGCGGTACGCCGAGTCGTGGGCGTATCGCGATGACGCCTACACAGATTCGCATCCAGACCGGAGACGTAGCGCGCCGGATCGACATGGACGAGGTTTTCGATATTGTACGAGATGTATCGATGGCCGCCGCTGCCGACTCGACGGAGACTGTCACGCTGGCGTTCGACAGCGGAAACCGACGCGAGACACTCGCCATGCGGGCTGACGCGGCGACGCTCGTGAAGTTCCAGCGTCTGCTTTTCAAACAACTGCTCGTCGACGTACAAGTGTCTGTCTCCCACCGGCGTGTGGACGACCAAACTGACGACAGACGATCCTGTCGACTCGCCGTCTCAGCCACAGCGATACGACTCAAACCGACAGACGGCGGCGATCGGATTACCGTTGACCGAGACGATATCGCTCGGTTTAGCCTCTCGGGAGCCGATGCACCGGTAGTCGTGTTGTATCTGAACGCGCCGGACCGGACCGAACGGATCAGCGTTCAGTTTCCGTCGTTTCGCCTACTGAACCTCTTTGGCCGGTACCTTCGCGCTGACCTGCTCGCGGTCGATGCGCTCGGGTCGGTGTCGGACGGGAGCGGTCCCATCGAGTTACTACTCGTCGACGATGACGAACAGAGCCTCGAGATGACCCGCGTCTTCTTGAGCGAACAGTCAGACCGACTCTCGATAACCGAAGCGACGAGCCCCCTAGCAGCGCTCGAACGTCTCTCTGAACACCCTCACGTCGAGCAAATCGACTGTATCGTCAGCGACTACAAGATGCCGGGTATGGACGGTATCGAGTTTCTCAACGCTGTCCGAGACCGCAATCCGGCGCTGCCCTTTATTTTGTACACTGGACGGGGCAGCGAGGAGGTAGCCAAGCAGGCAATCCTCGACGACGTGACTGACTACGTTGAGAAGGACGTCGGCCCGAAACAGTACGAAACTCTCATCGAACGGATCAAGAAGGCTGTTCGGTGA